One window of Roseisolibacter agri genomic DNA carries:
- a CDS encoding cupin domain-containing protein produces MFVTPLVAGPDSGTDASIRRFRTRVRVRGDASGNAASVLEHALAPGCVAMPVHRHDACEVLHVLEGALWLWLDGAEQRLAAGSSVVIPPGARHTFWVDVDAPAPARVLAVVAPGGMERYYEDVAAHVPRDAGRGPDMDGVLAACARHGVEPDMMSLYDLIARHGLSLA; encoded by the coding sequence ATGTTCGTGACTCCGCTCGTCGCTGGTCCCGATTCCGGCACCGACGCCAGCATCCGCCGCTTCCGCACCCGCGTGCGCGTGCGCGGCGACGCCAGCGGCAACGCCGCGTCGGTGCTGGAGCACGCGCTCGCGCCCGGCTGCGTCGCGATGCCGGTGCACCGCCACGACGCGTGCGAGGTGCTGCACGTGCTGGAGGGCGCGCTCTGGCTCTGGCTGGACGGCGCGGAGCAGCGCCTCGCGGCCGGCAGCAGCGTGGTGATCCCGCCGGGCGCGCGCCACACCTTCTGGGTCGACGTCGACGCGCCGGCGCCCGCGCGCGTCCTCGCGGTCGTCGCGCCGGGCGGGATGGAGCGCTACTACGAGGACGTCGCCGCGCACGTGCCGCGCGATGCGGGGCGCGGCCCCGACATGGACGGCGTGCTGGCCGCGTGTGCGCGCCACGGCGTGGAGCCCGACATGATGAGCCTCTACGACCTGATCGCGCGGCACGGGCTGTCGCTGGCCTGA
- a CDS encoding DinB family protein, producing MFSIDYLDRVHARTRRVVLLVPRDDVEWAPKDGWFTFGGLVRHLAGIERWMYGETVQGRPSRYPGHDASLAAGYDADGFDATLAYYDRLHAESRAIFAGLSAERLAARCETPAGAPITVGKWLRAMLEHEAHHRGQLYLMLALRGVPTPPLYGLTSEEVQSRSGGER from the coding sequence ATGTTCTCGATCGACTACCTCGACCGCGTCCACGCCCGCACCCGCCGCGTCGTGCTGCTCGTCCCGCGCGACGACGTCGAGTGGGCGCCGAAGGACGGCTGGTTCACCTTCGGCGGGCTCGTGCGCCACCTCGCCGGCATCGAGCGGTGGATGTACGGCGAGACGGTGCAGGGACGCCCCAGCCGCTATCCCGGCCACGACGCGTCGCTCGCCGCGGGCTACGACGCCGACGGCTTCGACGCGACGCTCGCCTACTACGACCGCCTGCACGCCGAGTCGCGCGCGATCTTCGCGGGGCTGTCGGCGGAGCGGCTGGCCGCGAGGTGCGAGACACCGGCCGGCGCGCCGATCACCGTCGGCAAGTGGCTGCGCGCGATGCTCGAGCACGAGGCGCATCACCGCGGGCAGCTGTACCTGATGCTCGCGCTGCGCGGCGTGCCGACGCCGCCGTTGTACGGGCTGACTTCGGAGGAAGTGCAGTCGCGGTCTGGCGGAGAACGCTGA
- a CDS encoding carboxypeptidase regulatory-like domain-containing protein, with amino-acid sequence MSPRPLLPIVAVALAVAPSAVRAQQVDVIRGQITGPDGETIQNAVVSATSISGNVTRTARTDRQGRFTITFPGGDGDYMVSVAAVGFAQRRFEVKRTVDQEILLADARLARVSTVLDAMRVTAPRDRVSRNDQLQPDIGGSERAIANASATVPADQLGDLAAMAASLPGVQLVPGQDGGANGFSVLGLGADQNQTTLNGMNFGGSNLPRDAAVSSSLASSPYDVSRGGFSGGQFSLRTRGGSNFVTRGVSLNVDAPQMQWTDRAARALGQSYSNVSLGGLVSGPIKPDQAFYSLSYQLGRRANDFQNLLNTGALGLQAAGVAADSATRLATLLRQASVPTSIGGLPSDRLSDNGAVFGSIDIAPPSSTRGQSMTLSFNGSWNRQRPLGGSVVDVPAYSGERSGWNGGLQARHSTYATIFGVGVLTETTLGLNANRSEMSPFLALPSGRVRVNSTFDDGTTGVQTLGFGGSQALNSTQSSTSVGYLNQLSWFSANNKHRLKLTSELRRDGYDQDQRANYLGSFSYNSLADLQAGRPASYSRLLTPRASAGSQVVGAVSLGDAFRYSPDLQIQYGLRVDGNAFTASPDANPDIERLFGTRNDRVPSKLYLSPRVGFSYTLGEAPQVSAFEGAVRGPRAVVRGGVGVFQGLPGTQAISGALENTGLASAVQQISCVGAATPIPNWAAYAAGASNIPTVCADGTTGSLFANTAPSVTLFAKGYTAPRSVRSNLQWSGPLLDNRFSLTAEGTYSLNLNQPGSVDLNFTPVQRFALADEGGRPVYVQTSSIFPATGAIASRDARVSQQFARVGELRSDLRSESRQLQLRLAPTRFSTKFTWNAAYVYSNVREQVRGFTSTVGNPFDVEWARSAMDSRHQLQYTLGYNFWDAVRVNWFGSFRSGLPFTPTIAGDVNGDGYANDRAFVFDPAKATDPTLGAAMQQLLTSGPEAARECLRKQIGSLASRNSCQGPWTSSAVLSLTFNPVKFRMPQRATVSLQVSNPLGAADMLVNGENSLKGWGQQLFPDQSLLYVRGFDPQTQRYRYEVNQRFGETSPARSAIRAPVTLTALMRFDIGPTRERQLLTQQLDRGRYLPGTKVPEQFLRAMYAGGGVPNPMAQILRQQDSLKLTGPQADSIATINRWFTIKTDSIWAPVTKELGALPDRYDRDDAYDRWIRARRASIDLLAQVAPHVRGLLTADQHRKLPPFISGYLEPRYLASIRNGTASFTGGGMMPGLGGGGGAVMIGGGGGGVATERVIIRQ; translated from the coding sequence GTGAGCCCCCGCCCTCTCCTCCCCATCGTCGCGGTCGCCCTGGCCGTCGCGCCGTCCGCCGTCCGCGCGCAGCAGGTGGACGTCATCCGCGGCCAGATCACGGGCCCCGACGGCGAGACCATCCAGAACGCCGTCGTCTCCGCGACGTCCATCAGCGGCAACGTCACGCGCACGGCGCGCACCGACCGCCAGGGGCGCTTCACGATCACCTTCCCCGGCGGCGACGGCGACTACATGGTCAGCGTGGCGGCCGTGGGCTTCGCGCAGCGCCGCTTCGAGGTCAAGCGCACCGTCGACCAGGAGATCCTCCTCGCCGACGCGCGCCTCGCCCGCGTCAGCACGGTGCTCGACGCCATGCGCGTCACCGCGCCGCGCGACCGCGTCTCGCGCAACGACCAGCTCCAGCCCGACATCGGCGGCTCCGAGCGCGCGATCGCCAACGCCTCCGCCACCGTCCCCGCCGACCAGCTGGGCGACCTCGCGGCGATGGCCGCGTCGCTCCCGGGCGTGCAGCTCGTCCCCGGCCAGGACGGCGGCGCCAACGGCTTCTCGGTGCTCGGCCTCGGCGCGGACCAGAACCAGACGACGCTCAACGGCATGAACTTCGGCGGCAGCAACCTGCCGCGCGACGCCGCCGTCTCGTCGTCGCTCGCCAGCTCGCCGTACGACGTCTCGCGCGGCGGCTTCTCCGGCGGCCAGTTCAGCCTCCGCACGCGCGGCGGCTCGAACTTCGTCACGCGCGGCGTCAGCCTCAACGTCGACGCGCCGCAGATGCAGTGGACCGACCGCGCCGCGCGCGCCCTCGGCCAGTCGTACTCCAACGTGTCGCTCGGCGGCCTGGTGTCGGGGCCCATCAAGCCCGACCAGGCGTTCTACTCGCTGTCGTACCAGCTCGGGCGGCGCGCGAACGACTTCCAGAACCTGCTCAACACCGGCGCGCTCGGGCTGCAGGCCGCCGGCGTCGCCGCCGATTCCGCGACGCGCCTCGCGACGCTGCTGCGGCAGGCCAGCGTCCCCACCAGCATCGGCGGGCTGCCGAGCGATCGCCTGAGCGACAACGGCGCGGTGTTCGGGAGCATCGACATCGCGCCGCCGTCGTCCACGCGCGGCCAGTCGATGACGCTGTCGTTCAACGGCAGCTGGAACCGCCAGCGCCCGCTCGGCGGCAGCGTGGTGGACGTGCCCGCGTACAGCGGCGAGCGCTCCGGCTGGAACGGCGGCCTGCAGGCGCGGCACAGCACCTACGCCACCATCTTCGGCGTCGGCGTGCTCACCGAGACGACGCTCGGCCTGAACGCGAACCGCAGCGAGATGTCGCCCTTCCTCGCGCTGCCGTCGGGGCGCGTGCGCGTCAACTCGACGTTCGACGACGGCACCACCGGCGTGCAGACGCTCGGCTTCGGCGGCAGCCAGGCGCTCAACTCCACGCAGTCGAGCACCAGCGTCGGCTACCTCAACCAGCTCTCCTGGTTCAGCGCGAACAACAAGCACCGCCTGAAGCTCACGAGCGAGCTGCGGCGCGACGGCTACGACCAGGACCAGCGCGCCAACTACCTCGGATCGTTCTCGTACAACTCGCTCGCCGACCTGCAGGCCGGCCGGCCGGCGTCGTACAGCCGCCTGCTGACGCCGCGCGCCAGCGCCGGCAGCCAGGTCGTCGGCGCCGTGTCGCTCGGCGACGCGTTCCGCTACAGCCCGGATCTGCAGATCCAGTACGGCCTGCGCGTCGACGGCAACGCGTTCACCGCCAGCCCCGACGCGAACCCCGACATCGAGCGGCTGTTCGGCACGCGCAACGACCGCGTCCCCAGCAAGCTCTATCTCAGCCCGCGCGTCGGCTTCTCGTACACGCTCGGCGAGGCGCCGCAGGTCTCCGCCTTCGAGGGCGCGGTGCGCGGCCCGCGCGCGGTGGTGCGCGGCGGCGTCGGCGTCTTCCAGGGGCTGCCGGGCACGCAGGCCATCAGCGGCGCGCTCGAGAACACCGGCCTCGCCAGCGCGGTGCAGCAGATCAGCTGCGTCGGCGCGGCGACGCCGATCCCCAACTGGGCCGCGTACGCCGCGGGCGCGAGCAACATCCCGACCGTCTGCGCCGACGGCACCACGGGCTCCCTCTTCGCCAACACGGCGCCGAGCGTGACGCTGTTCGCGAAGGGCTACACGGCGCCGCGGTCGGTGCGGTCGAACCTGCAGTGGAGCGGCCCGCTCCTCGACAACCGCTTCTCGCTGACGGCCGAGGGGACGTACTCGCTCAACCTGAACCAGCCCGGCTCGGTCGACCTGAACTTCACGCCGGTGCAGCGCTTCGCGCTCGCCGACGAGGGCGGCCGCCCGGTGTACGTGCAGACGTCGAGCATCTTCCCGGCGACCGGCGCCATCGCGTCGCGCGACGCCCGCGTGTCGCAGCAGTTCGCGCGCGTCGGCGAGCTGCGCTCCGACCTGCGCTCCGAGAGCCGCCAGCTGCAGCTGCGCCTCGCGCCCACGCGCTTCAGCACGAAGTTCACCTGGAACGCGGCGTACGTGTACTCCAACGTGCGCGAGCAGGTGCGCGGCTTCACGAGCACCGTCGGCAACCCGTTCGACGTCGAGTGGGCGCGCTCCGCGATGGACTCGCGCCACCAGTTGCAGTACACGCTCGGCTACAACTTCTGGGACGCGGTGCGCGTGAACTGGTTCGGGTCGTTCCGCTCGGGGCTCCCGTTCACGCCCACCATCGCGGGCGACGTGAACGGCGACGGCTACGCCAACGACCGCGCGTTCGTCTTCGATCCCGCCAAGGCCACCGATCCCACGCTCGGCGCCGCGATGCAGCAGCTGCTGACGAGCGGGCCCGAGGCGGCGCGCGAGTGCCTGCGCAAGCAGATCGGCAGCCTGGCGTCGCGCAACAGCTGCCAGGGGCCGTGGACGTCGTCGGCGGTGCTGTCGCTGACGTTCAACCCGGTGAAGTTCCGCATGCCGCAGCGCGCGACGGTGTCGCTGCAGGTCAGCAACCCGCTCGGCGCCGCGGACATGCTCGTCAACGGCGAGAACTCGCTGAAGGGGTGGGGGCAGCAGCTCTTCCCCGACCAGTCGCTGCTCTACGTGCGCGGCTTCGACCCGCAGACGCAGCGCTACCGCTACGAGGTCAACCAGCGCTTCGGCGAGACGAGCCCCGCGCGCAGCGCGATCCGCGCGCCGGTGACGCTGACGGCGCTGATGCGCTTCGACATCGGCCCGACGCGCGAGCGGCAGCTGCTGACGCAGCAGCTCGACCGCGGCCGCTACCTCCCGGGCACGAAGGTCCCCGAGCAGTTCCTGCGCGCGATGTACGCGGGCGGCGGCGTGCCGAACCCGATGGCGCAGATCCTCCGCCAGCAGGACTCGCTGAAGCTCACCGGCCCGCAGGCCGACAGCATCGCCACGATCAACCGCTGGTTCACGATCAAGACCGACTCGATCTGGGCGCCCGTCACGAAGGAGCTGGGCGCGCTCCCCGACCGCTACGACCGCGACGACGCGTACGACCGCTGGATCCGCGCGCGCCGCGCCTCGATCGACCTGCTGGCGCAGGTGGCCCCGCACGTCCGCGGCCTCCTGACGGCCGACCAGCACCGCAAGCTCCCACCGTTCATCTCGGGGTACCTGGAGCCGCGCTACCTCGCCTCCATCCGCAACGGCACCGCCAGCTTCACCGGCGGCGGCATGATGCCGGGTCTGGGCGGCGGTGGCGGCGCGGTGATGATCGGCGGCGGTGGCGGCGGCGTCGCGACCGAGCGGGTGATCATCCGACAGTAG
- a CDS encoding MBL fold metallo-hydrolase, translating to MPLSDWTRALGAAPTGERLARIQASPHWRDGVFQNPIPTRKTLPGTMGQTLRRQLGGPEQRVPPGPLPVVDRVKETLAVLPRSGLRATWLGHSTMVLEMDGHRLLVDPVWAERVSPWQRVGPKRFHRPPVSIGGLPPMDVVLITHDHYDHLDMGAVQALAANRAQAKARFVVPLGVGAHLERWGVSPKRITELDWHESADVGALTLTATPARHFSGRGLRDGDRTLWASFVIDGPSHRVFHSGDSGPWDGFSEVGATHGPFDLTMVKIGAYGPTWPDIHLDPEQAVATHVALRGKLLLPIHWGTFNLAFHAWDEPAERVVAAARAAEVALVMPRPGESIEPCEPPPVSEWWRAVRAR from the coding sequence ATGCCGCTCTCCGACTGGACCCGCGCGCTGGGGGCCGCGCCCACGGGCGAGCGGCTGGCCCGCATCCAGGCCTCGCCGCACTGGCGCGACGGCGTCTTCCAGAACCCGATCCCCACCCGGAAGACGCTCCCCGGCACGATGGGCCAGACGCTCCGGCGCCAGCTCGGCGGGCCGGAGCAGCGGGTGCCGCCGGGTCCCCTGCCGGTCGTCGACCGGGTGAAGGAGACGCTCGCCGTGCTGCCGCGCTCGGGGCTGCGGGCGACCTGGCTGGGCCACTCGACGATGGTGCTGGAGATGGACGGGCACCGGCTGCTGGTCGATCCGGTGTGGGCGGAGCGCGTGTCGCCGTGGCAGCGCGTGGGGCCGAAGCGCTTCCACCGGCCACCGGTGTCGATCGGCGGGCTGCCGCCGATGGACGTGGTGCTGATCACGCACGACCACTACGACCACCTGGACATGGGGGCGGTGCAGGCGCTGGCCGCCAACCGTGCGCAGGCGAAGGCGCGCTTCGTGGTGCCGCTGGGCGTGGGCGCGCACCTCGAGCGGTGGGGCGTGTCGCCCAAGCGGATCACGGAGCTGGACTGGCACGAGAGCGCGGACGTCGGCGCGCTGACGCTGACGGCGACGCCGGCGCGGCACTTCTCGGGACGCGGGCTGCGCGACGGCGACCGGACGCTGTGGGCGTCGTTCGTGATCGACGGGCCGTCGCACCGCGTCTTCCACAGCGGCGACTCGGGGCCGTGGGACGGCTTCTCGGAGGTCGGCGCGACGCACGGCCCGTTCGACCTGACGATGGTGAAGATCGGCGCCTACGGGCCGACGTGGCCGGACATCCACCTCGATCCGGAGCAGGCGGTGGCGACGCACGTCGCGCTGCGTGGGAAGCTGCTGCTGCCGATCCACTGGGGGACGTTCAACCTCGCGTTCCACGCGTGGGACGAGCCCGCGGAGCGCGTGGTGGCCGCGGCGCGCGCGGCGGAGGTGGCGCTGGTGATGCCGCGCCCGGGCGAGTCGATCGAGCCGTGCGAGCCGCCGCCGGTGAGCGAGTGGTGGCGGGCGGTGCGGGCGCGATGA
- a CDS encoding YciI family protein, giving the protein MPQFVLLIYTDRALLDALPDGEADAMMRDCLAHADDMRRDGRLLDTQMLADPTTAKAVRIRNGRLTALDGPYAETKEVLGGFNLIEAADMEEALRIAAEFPWARTGCVEVRAVADVGAVRERVGAPAAPAAP; this is encoded by the coding sequence ATGCCGCAGTTCGTGCTCCTGATCTACACCGACCGCGCGCTCCTGGACGCGCTCCCCGACGGCGAGGCCGACGCGATGATGCGCGACTGCCTCGCGCACGCCGACGACATGCGGCGCGACGGCCGGCTGCTCGACACGCAGATGCTCGCCGACCCGACGACCGCGAAGGCGGTGCGCATCCGCAACGGCCGCCTCACCGCGCTCGACGGCCCGTACGCCGAGACGAAGGAGGTCCTCGGCGGCTTCAACCTGATCGAGGCCGCCGACATGGAGGAGGCGCTGCGCATCGCGGCCGAGTTCCCGTGGGCGCGCACCGGCTGCGTCGAGGTGCGCGCGGTGGCGGACGTCGGCGCGGTGCGCGAGCGCGTGGGCGCGCCGGCGGCGCCGGCGGCGCCGTAG
- a CDS encoding YaiI/YqxD family protein, producing the protein MKLWIDADAAPRDVKDVCLRAAERLKLDTVLVANQRILLPLGYAHVTAVRVDGGPDVADRYIVEHAVAGDVAVTADIPLAALLVPNGVVVIDPRGEEYTAESIGERLSVRNFMDGLRGAGVETGGHAAYGPREKQAFSNALDRALTRALRRQRPAP; encoded by the coding sequence ATGAAGCTCTGGATCGACGCCGACGCGGCGCCGCGCGACGTGAAGGACGTCTGCCTGCGGGCGGCCGAGCGGCTGAAGCTCGACACCGTCCTCGTCGCCAACCAGCGCATCCTGCTCCCACTCGGCTACGCGCACGTGACGGCGGTGCGCGTGGACGGCGGGCCCGACGTCGCCGACCGCTACATCGTGGAGCACGCGGTCGCGGGCGACGTCGCGGTGACGGCCGACATCCCGCTCGCGGCGCTGCTCGTGCCCAACGGCGTCGTCGTGATCGACCCGCGCGGCGAGGAGTACACGGCCGAGAGCATCGGCGAGCGGCTGTCGGTGCGCAACTTCATGGACGGGCTGCGCGGGGCGGGGGTGGAGACCGGCGGCCATGCGGCGTATGGTCCACGCGAGAAGCAGGCGTTCTCGAACGCGCTCGACCGCGCGCTCACCCGCGCGCTGCGCCGCCAGCGCCCCGCTCCCTGA
- a CDS encoding RNA polymerase sigma factor encodes MTAPDATHRLLRELAPQVLGVVARRHGDFADAEDAVQEALIAAAQQWPVAGVPTNPRGWLYQVAMRRLADHVRAEVARRRREDAVAAERAATEPFVPPRDADLGVEQDDTLVLLFMCCHPALTPPSAIALTLRAVGGLTTAEIASAFLVPEATMAQRISRAKASIRASGVPFTLPTDVERAARLGAVLHVLYLIFNEGYASTSGPGLHRTDLSDEAIRLTRALHALLPDDGEVAGLLALMLLTDARRAARTGPHGELIPLDEQDRALWSRALIDEGVALVEGVMARGPVGPYGLQAAIAAVHDEAPRAEDTDWPQILALYQLLERLSDNPMVALSRAIAAAMVHGPEVGLEQLRALDADARLAGHYRLDAVRAHLHERAGDPARAVAHYRAAASRTASAPERDYLLARAARLTPSLNSR; translated from the coding sequence GTGACCGCACCCGATGCCACCCACCGCCTGCTGCGCGAGCTCGCGCCGCAGGTGCTGGGCGTGGTGGCGCGGCGCCACGGCGACTTCGCCGACGCCGAGGACGCGGTGCAGGAGGCGCTCATCGCCGCGGCGCAGCAGTGGCCCGTCGCGGGCGTCCCCACCAACCCGCGCGGCTGGCTGTACCAGGTCGCCATGCGGCGCCTCGCCGACCACGTGCGCGCCGAGGTCGCGCGCCGCCGCCGCGAGGACGCCGTCGCCGCCGAGCGTGCGGCCACCGAGCCCTTCGTCCCGCCGCGCGACGCGGACCTCGGCGTCGAGCAGGACGACACGCTGGTGCTGCTCTTCATGTGCTGCCATCCGGCGCTCACGCCGCCGTCGGCGATCGCGCTCACGCTGCGCGCGGTGGGCGGCCTCACGACCGCGGAGATCGCGAGCGCGTTCCTCGTCCCCGAGGCGACGATGGCGCAGCGCATCAGCCGCGCGAAGGCGAGCATCCGCGCGTCGGGCGTGCCGTTCACGCTGCCGACGGACGTCGAGCGCGCCGCGCGATTGGGCGCGGTGCTGCACGTGCTGTATCTGATCTTCAACGAGGGCTACGCCAGCACGAGCGGGCCGGGCCTCCACCGCACCGACCTCTCCGACGAGGCGATCCGGCTGACGCGCGCGCTGCATGCGCTGTTGCCCGATGATGGCGAGGTCGCGGGGCTGCTCGCGCTGATGCTGCTCACGGACGCGCGCCGCGCCGCGCGCACGGGCCCGCACGGAGAGCTGATCCCGCTCGACGAGCAGGATCGCGCGCTGTGGAGCCGCGCGCTGATCGACGAGGGCGTGGCGCTGGTGGAGGGCGTGATGGCACGCGGGCCCGTCGGCCCCTACGGGCTGCAGGCGGCCATCGCGGCGGTGCACGACGAGGCGCCGCGCGCGGAGGACACCGACTGGCCCCAGATCCTCGCGCTCTACCAGCTGCTGGAGCGGCTGTCCGACAACCCGATGGTCGCGCTGAGCCGCGCGATCGCCGCCGCGATGGTGCACGGCCCTGAGGTCGGATTGGAGCAGCTCCGCGCGCTCGACGCGGACGCACGGCTGGCCGGCCACTACCGGCTGGACGCGGTGCGCGCGCACCTGCACGAGCGTGCGGGCGATCCCGCGCGCGCCGTCGCGCACTACCGCGCCGCCGCCTCGCGCACCGCGAGCGCGCCCGAGCGCGACTACCTGCTGGCGCGTGCGGCGCGCCTGACTCCCTCGCTGAATTCCCGATGA
- a CDS encoding YciI family protein, producing the protein MRFIMMMHAPRGDGGYRINDWSPEDFQAHIAFMHRFNRQLTEAGEFVGAEGLAPPGAAKLVRAGKDGAPVTDGPFPETKEFLAGWWIVDVDSPERAYALAAQASAAPGPGGVPLNMPIEVRQVMSGPLPDA; encoded by the coding sequence ATGCGCTTCATCATGATGATGCACGCCCCGCGCGGCGACGGCGGCTACCGGATCAACGACTGGTCGCCCGAGGACTTCCAGGCGCACATCGCCTTCATGCACCGCTTCAACAGGCAGCTCACCGAGGCGGGCGAGTTCGTGGGCGCCGAGGGGCTCGCGCCGCCGGGCGCGGCGAAGCTGGTGCGCGCGGGGAAGGACGGCGCGCCCGTCACCGACGGGCCGTTCCCCGAGACCAAGGAGTTCCTCGCCGGCTGGTGGATCGTGGACGTCGACAGCCCGGAGCGCGCGTACGCGCTGGCCGCGCAGGCCTCCGCCGCGCCCGGCCCCGGCGGCGTGCCGCTCAACATGCCGATCGAGGTGCGCCAGGTCATGAGCGGCCCGCTCCCGGACGCGTGA
- a CDS encoding bleomycin resistance protein has protein sequence MAQLLESRCVLAVRDLAASTRFWIDVLGFRRDFGDGTDGWSFLSRDNFRVMLGECPDAPPASDIGDHSYVAYLVVDDVDALHAELSERLPEPAAAPVSEPWGLREFGIRTPDGHRLRFGEPVVVQDD, from the coding sequence ATGGCCCAGCTCCTCGAATCGCGCTGCGTCCTCGCCGTCCGCGACCTCGCGGCCTCCACGCGCTTCTGGATCGACGTCCTCGGCTTCCGGCGCGACTTCGGCGACGGCACCGACGGCTGGAGCTTCCTGTCGCGCGACAACTTCCGGGTCATGCTGGGCGAGTGCCCGGACGCGCCGCCGGCGTCCGACATCGGCGACCACTCGTACGTCGCGTATCTGGTCGTCGACGACGTGGACGCGCTGCACGCCGAGCTGTCGGAGCGCCTCCCGGAGCCGGCGGCGGCGCCCGTGAGCGAGCCGTGGGGACTGCGCGAGTTCGGCATCCGCACGCCGGACGGGCACCGCCTGCGCTTCGGCGAGCCGGTGGTCGTGCAGGACGACTGA
- a CDS encoding NAD(P)-dependent alcohol dehydrogenase — protein sequence MIPALGYAAHDPSSPMAPWRFERRDPGPTDVRIRVEFCGVCHSDLHFVRGEWGPIKYPQIPGHEIIGRVVAVGDAVTKFRQGDTVGVGCLVDSCRTCASCGEGLEQYCENGHTQTYGGIEKETGRPTQGGYSSEIVVDERFVLRVPDGMDLASAAPLLCAGITTYSPLRQWKVGPGSRVGVVGLGGLGHMAVKLARAMGAHVTLFTTSPNKAEDATRLGASQVVVSKDAAAMKAARNSLDVILDTVSAPHDLEPLLATLKRDGTLVLLGGAPTPHSSPSAFSFIMGRKRMAGSLIGGLPETQEMLDFCAQHGIGSDIELIPVQRIDEAYERMLRSDVKYRFVLDMSTLAG from the coding sequence ATGATTCCAGCTCTCGGCTACGCCGCCCACGATCCGTCCTCGCCCATGGCCCCCTGGCGCTTCGAGCGCCGCGATCCGGGGCCGACCGACGTCCGCATCCGGGTCGAGTTCTGCGGCGTGTGCCACTCCGACCTCCACTTCGTGCGCGGCGAGTGGGGCCCCATCAAGTATCCGCAGATCCCGGGGCACGAGATCATCGGCCGCGTGGTCGCGGTCGGCGACGCGGTGACGAAGTTCCGGCAGGGCGACACCGTCGGCGTCGGCTGCCTCGTCGACAGCTGCCGCACCTGCGCGTCGTGCGGCGAGGGGCTGGAGCAGTACTGCGAGAACGGCCACACGCAGACGTACGGCGGCATCGAGAAGGAGACCGGCCGCCCCACCCAGGGCGGCTACTCCAGCGAGATCGTCGTGGACGAGCGCTTCGTGCTCCGCGTGCCCGACGGGATGGACCTCGCGTCCGCCGCGCCGCTGCTGTGCGCGGGCATCACCACGTACTCGCCGCTGCGCCAGTGGAAGGTCGGCCCCGGCAGCCGCGTCGGCGTCGTGGGCCTCGGCGGCCTGGGGCACATGGCGGTCAAGCTCGCGCGCGCGATGGGCGCGCACGTGACGCTGTTCACCACCTCGCCCAACAAGGCCGAGGACGCGACGCGCCTGGGCGCGAGCCAGGTGGTCGTGTCGAAGGACGCGGCGGCCATGAAGGCGGCGCGCAACTCGCTCGACGTCATCCTCGACACGGTCTCGGCGCCGCACGACCTGGAGCCGCTCCTCGCCACGCTCAAGCGCGACGGCACGCTCGTCCTGCTCGGCGGCGCGCCGACGCCGCACTCGTCGCCGAGCGCGTTCTCGTTCATCATGGGGCGCAAGCGGATGGCGGGCTCGCTCATCGGCGGGCTGCCGGAGACGCAGGAGATGCTCGACTTCTGCGCGCAGCACGGCATCGGCTCGGACATCGAGCTGATCCCGGTGCAGCGCATCGACGAGGCGTACGAGCGCATGCTGCGGAGCGACGTGAAGTACCGCTTCGTGCTCGACATGTCGACGCTCGCGGGCTGA